In Carya illinoinensis cultivar Pawnee chromosome 16, C.illinoinensisPawnee_v1, whole genome shotgun sequence, a single window of DNA contains:
- the LOC122298585 gene encoding uncharacterized protein LOC122298585 isoform X2, with protein MFSTTCSMRRQPCPEKMDKSWMHISDRLRSNEYDEGVRTFMAMALANARGSDRIRCPCRRCRNYYFQPIATVEDHLFIIGIDPRYTKWIFHGEEELLNTTFSDDSKDVNDSEDDSEDVIDDMDDMSKGLQAGAFMDNSARHRGGTQDPTFQTGKMVHISKVRRKGTQVSAARSMSQQSQQPIGHLGDEVGIGSDDSAQAPEKKIEGSNDATEAQPNVEVNVPPTRKRGRGAAKSTWFDRLRKLGKIPLKIKEGQTAPSCENATIFAGRVTWIVKLHAEMRRASWTHVPENEKEELIDRVRDDFILDWTKANHRQTVIRALSRQYNAFHYQLRQKYLEYGSHEIALSSGTTLVKQPVWEWLCDRWNSEGFKKVSLQNTANRQKQKVKHTCGRKSFVRMMEEKGCPNLGASYKEIHCSRKKSTFVDATTEHSHNQVVETLNEMEQNENINDAAAAAFREGPGSGYVRGLGHSVKPGAPPSVCNSLEFHRIVAKNEKNFNNAEYHKDQFETLKCDLLALRNRMKQFDQRINSYMSKMKSHRESQRDAPGDV; from the exons ATGTTCTCCACCACGTGTTCAATGCGAAGGCAGCCATGCCCAGA GAAGATGGACAAATCTTGGATGCATATCTCTGATCGGCTTAGATCCAATGAATATGATGAAGGGGTCAGGACATTCATGGCTATGGCATTGGCCAATGCACGTGGAAGTGATAGGATAAGGTGTCCATGTCGTCGATGCCGTAATTACTACTTCCAGCCAATAGCGACTGTGGAGGATCATTTGTTCATAATTGGGATTGATCCCCGTTATACAaaatggatatttcatggggaggaagAATTATTGAATACTACTTTTTCAGATGATAGTAAAGATGTCAATGACAGTGAAGATGATAGTGAAGATGTCATTGACGACATGGATGATATGTCAAAAGGCCTTCAAGCTGGAGCATTTATGGATAATTCTGCAAGGCATCGTGGAGGTACTCAAGATCCAACATTCCAAACTG GAAAAATGGTGCATATCTCGAAAGTGAGAAGGAAAGGTACCCAAGTGTCTGCAGCCAGAAGCATGTCCCAACAATCACAACAGCCCATAGGCCATCTAGGAGATGAGGTTGGCATAGGCTCTGATGACTCAGCGCAAGCACCTGAAAAGAAGATTGAGGGGTCCAATGATGCAACCGAGGCACAGCCGAATGTGGAAGTGAATG TTCCACCCACAAGGAAACGTGGTCGTGGTGCAGCCAAGAGCACTTGGTTTGATCGCCTTCGCAAGCTAGGTAAGATACCGCTGAAAATTAAGGAGGGCCAAACAGCTCCATCGTGTGAAAATGCCACAATCTTCGCTGGGCGAGTGACATGGATTGTGAAGTTGCATGCGGAAATGAGGCGAGCTAGCTGGACTCATGTACCCGAAAATGAGAAAGAGGAATTAATTGATCGTGTCCGG GATGATTTTATATTAGATTGGACAAAAGCCAATCATCGTCAAACAGTGATAAGGGCACTTTCGCGGCAGTATAATGCTTTCCATTATCAGTTGCGCCAAAAATATTTGGAGTATGGCTCACATGAAATTGCACTGTCTAGTGGGACAACACTGGTAAAACAGCCAGTCTGGGAATGGTTATGTGATAGGTGGAACAGCGAAGGATTCAAG AAGGTGTCTTTGCAAAACACTGCTAATAGGCAGAAGCAAAAGGTGAAGCACACTTGTGGGAGAAAATCATTTGTTAGGATGATGGAAGAGAAg GGCTGTCCAAACCTGGGAGCATCTTACAAGGAAATACACTGCTCGAGGAAGAAGTCTACATTTGTTGATGCTACAACTGAACACAGTCAT AATCAAGTGGTTGAAACACTGAATGAGATGGAAcagaatgaaaatataaatgatgCTGCAGCAGCTGCATTCAGAGAGGGGCCGGGATCGGGCTATGTGCGAGGTTTGGGACACTCCGTTAAACCTGGAGCACCTCCATCTGTGTGTAACAGCCTTGAATTCCACCGCATTGTTgccaaaaatgagaaaaatttcaACAATGCAGAATACCACAAGGACCAGTTTGAGACATTGAAGTGTGATTTGCTAGCCCTTAGGAACCGCATGAAACAGTTTGATCAACGAATCAATTCCTACATGTCAAAAATGAAGTCCCACAGAGAGTCTCAACGAGATGCTCCGGGGGATGTTTAG
- the LOC122298585 gene encoding uncharacterized protein LOC122298585 isoform X3, whose translation MATLGFEEYTERKMDKSWMHISDRLRSNEYDEGVRTFMAMALANARGSDRIRCPCRRCRNYYFQPIATVEDHLFIIGIDPRYTKWIFHGEEELLNTTFSDDSKDVNDSEDDSEDVIDDMDDMSKGLQAGAFMDNSARHRGGTQDPTFQTGKMVHISKVRRKGTQVSAARSMSQQSQQPIGHLGDEVGIGSDDSAQAPEKKIEGSNDATEAQPNVEVNVPPTRKRGRGAAKSTWFDRLRKLGKIPLKIKEGQTAPSCENATIFAGRVTWIVKLHAEMRRASWTHVPENEKEELIDRVRDDFILDWTKANHRQTVIRALSRQYNAFHYQLRQKYLEYGSHEIALSSGTTLVKQPVWEWLCDRWNSEGFKKVSLQNTANRQKQKVKHTCGRKSFVRMMEEKRQGCPNLGASYKEIHCSRKKSTFVDATTEHSHNQVVETLNEMEQNENINDAAAAAFREGPGSGYVRGLGHSVKPGAPPSVCNSLEFHRIVAKNEKNFNNAEYHKDQFETLKCDLLALRNRMKQFDQRINSYMSKMKSHRESQRDAPGDV comes from the exons GAAGATGGACAAATCTTGGATGCATATCTCTGATCGGCTTAGATCCAATGAATATGATGAAGGGGTCAGGACATTCATGGCTATGGCATTGGCCAATGCACGTGGAAGTGATAGGATAAGGTGTCCATGTCGTCGATGCCGTAATTACTACTTCCAGCCAATAGCGACTGTGGAGGATCATTTGTTCATAATTGGGATTGATCCCCGTTATACAaaatggatatttcatggggaggaagAATTATTGAATACTACTTTTTCAGATGATAGTAAAGATGTCAATGACAGTGAAGATGATAGTGAAGATGTCATTGACGACATGGATGATATGTCAAAAGGCCTTCAAGCTGGAGCATTTATGGATAATTCTGCAAGGCATCGTGGAGGTACTCAAGATCCAACATTCCAAACTG GAAAAATGGTGCATATCTCGAAAGTGAGAAGGAAAGGTACCCAAGTGTCTGCAGCCAGAAGCATGTCCCAACAATCACAACAGCCCATAGGCCATCTAGGAGATGAGGTTGGCATAGGCTCTGATGACTCAGCGCAAGCACCTGAAAAGAAGATTGAGGGGTCCAATGATGCAACCGAGGCACAGCCGAATGTGGAAGTGAATG TTCCACCCACAAGGAAACGTGGTCGTGGTGCAGCCAAGAGCACTTGGTTTGATCGCCTTCGCAAGCTAGGTAAGATACCGCTGAAAATTAAGGAGGGCCAAACAGCTCCATCGTGTGAAAATGCCACAATCTTCGCTGGGCGAGTGACATGGATTGTGAAGTTGCATGCGGAAATGAGGCGAGCTAGCTGGACTCATGTACCCGAAAATGAGAAAGAGGAATTAATTGATCGTGTCCGG GATGATTTTATATTAGATTGGACAAAAGCCAATCATCGTCAAACAGTGATAAGGGCACTTTCGCGGCAGTATAATGCTTTCCATTATCAGTTGCGCCAAAAATATTTGGAGTATGGCTCACATGAAATTGCACTGTCTAGTGGGACAACACTGGTAAAACAGCCAGTCTGGGAATGGTTATGTGATAGGTGGAACAGCGAAGGATTCAAG AAGGTGTCTTTGCAAAACACTGCTAATAGGCAGAAGCAAAAGGTGAAGCACACTTGTGGGAGAAAATCATTTGTTAGGATGATGGAAGAGAAg CGTCAGGGCTGTCCAAACCTGGGAGCATCTTACAAGGAAATACACTGCTCGAGGAAGAAGTCTACATTTGTTGATGCTACAACTGAACACAGTCAT AATCAAGTGGTTGAAACACTGAATGAGATGGAAcagaatgaaaatataaatgatgCTGCAGCAGCTGCATTCAGAGAGGGGCCGGGATCGGGCTATGTGCGAGGTTTGGGACACTCCGTTAAACCTGGAGCACCTCCATCTGTGTGTAACAGCCTTGAATTCCACCGCATTGTTgccaaaaatgagaaaaatttcaACAATGCAGAATACCACAAGGACCAGTTTGAGACATTGAAGTGTGATTTGCTAGCCCTTAGGAACCGCATGAAACAGTTTGATCAACGAATCAATTCCTACATGTCAAAAATGAAGTCCCACAGAGAGTCTCAACGAGATGCTCCGGGGGATGTTTAG
- the LOC122298585 gene encoding uncharacterized protein LOC122298585 isoform X4, translated as MFSTTCSMRRQPCPEKMDKSWMHISDRLRSNEYDEGVRTFMAMALANARGSDRIRCPCRRCRNYYFQPIATVEDHLFIIGIDPRYTKWIFHGEEELLNTTFSDDSKDVNDSEDDSEDVIDDMDDMSKGLQAGAFMDNSARHRGGKMVHISKVRRKGTQVSAARSMSQQSQQPIGHLGDEVGIGSDDSAQAPEKKIEGSNDATEAQPNVEVNVPPTRKRGRGAAKSTWFDRLRKLGKIPLKIKEGQTAPSCENATIFAGRVTWIVKLHAEMRRASWTHVPENEKEELIDRVRDDFILDWTKANHRQTVIRALSRQYNAFHYQLRQKYLEYGSHEIALSSGTTLVKQPVWEWLCDRWNSEGFKKVSLQNTANRQKQKVKHTCGRKSFVRMMEEKRQGCPNLGASYKEIHCSRKKSTFVDATTEHSHNQVVETLNEMEQNENINDAAAAAFREGPGSGYVRGLGHSVKPGAPPSVCNSLEFHRIVAKNEKNFNNAEYHKDQFETLKCDLLALRNRMKQFDQRINSYMSKMKSHRESQRDAPGDV; from the exons ATGTTCTCCACCACGTGTTCAATGCGAAGGCAGCCATGCCCAGA GAAGATGGACAAATCTTGGATGCATATCTCTGATCGGCTTAGATCCAATGAATATGATGAAGGGGTCAGGACATTCATGGCTATGGCATTGGCCAATGCACGTGGAAGTGATAGGATAAGGTGTCCATGTCGTCGATGCCGTAATTACTACTTCCAGCCAATAGCGACTGTGGAGGATCATTTGTTCATAATTGGGATTGATCCCCGTTATACAaaatggatatttcatggggaggaagAATTATTGAATACTACTTTTTCAGATGATAGTAAAGATGTCAATGACAGTGAAGATGATAGTGAAGATGTCATTGACGACATGGATGATATGTCAAAAGGCCTTCAAGCTGGAGCATTTATGGATAATTCTGCAAGGCATCGTGGAG GAAAAATGGTGCATATCTCGAAAGTGAGAAGGAAAGGTACCCAAGTGTCTGCAGCCAGAAGCATGTCCCAACAATCACAACAGCCCATAGGCCATCTAGGAGATGAGGTTGGCATAGGCTCTGATGACTCAGCGCAAGCACCTGAAAAGAAGATTGAGGGGTCCAATGATGCAACCGAGGCACAGCCGAATGTGGAAGTGAATG TTCCACCCACAAGGAAACGTGGTCGTGGTGCAGCCAAGAGCACTTGGTTTGATCGCCTTCGCAAGCTAGGTAAGATACCGCTGAAAATTAAGGAGGGCCAAACAGCTCCATCGTGTGAAAATGCCACAATCTTCGCTGGGCGAGTGACATGGATTGTGAAGTTGCATGCGGAAATGAGGCGAGCTAGCTGGACTCATGTACCCGAAAATGAGAAAGAGGAATTAATTGATCGTGTCCGG GATGATTTTATATTAGATTGGACAAAAGCCAATCATCGTCAAACAGTGATAAGGGCACTTTCGCGGCAGTATAATGCTTTCCATTATCAGTTGCGCCAAAAATATTTGGAGTATGGCTCACATGAAATTGCACTGTCTAGTGGGACAACACTGGTAAAACAGCCAGTCTGGGAATGGTTATGTGATAGGTGGAACAGCGAAGGATTCAAG AAGGTGTCTTTGCAAAACACTGCTAATAGGCAGAAGCAAAAGGTGAAGCACACTTGTGGGAGAAAATCATTTGTTAGGATGATGGAAGAGAAg CGTCAGGGCTGTCCAAACCTGGGAGCATCTTACAAGGAAATACACTGCTCGAGGAAGAAGTCTACATTTGTTGATGCTACAACTGAACACAGTCAT AATCAAGTGGTTGAAACACTGAATGAGATGGAAcagaatgaaaatataaatgatgCTGCAGCAGCTGCATTCAGAGAGGGGCCGGGATCGGGCTATGTGCGAGGTTTGGGACACTCCGTTAAACCTGGAGCACCTCCATCTGTGTGTAACAGCCTTGAATTCCACCGCATTGTTgccaaaaatgagaaaaatttcaACAATGCAGAATACCACAAGGACCAGTTTGAGACATTGAAGTGTGATTTGCTAGCCCTTAGGAACCGCATGAAACAGTTTGATCAACGAATCAATTCCTACATGTCAAAAATGAAGTCCCACAGAGAGTCTCAACGAGATGCTCCGGGGGATGTTTAG
- the LOC122298585 gene encoding uncharacterized protein LOC122298585 isoform X1, giving the protein MFSTTCSMRRQPCPEKMDKSWMHISDRLRSNEYDEGVRTFMAMALANARGSDRIRCPCRRCRNYYFQPIATVEDHLFIIGIDPRYTKWIFHGEEELLNTTFSDDSKDVNDSEDDSEDVIDDMDDMSKGLQAGAFMDNSARHRGGTQDPTFQTGKMVHISKVRRKGTQVSAARSMSQQSQQPIGHLGDEVGIGSDDSAQAPEKKIEGSNDATEAQPNVEVNVPPTRKRGRGAAKSTWFDRLRKLGKIPLKIKEGQTAPSCENATIFAGRVTWIVKLHAEMRRASWTHVPENEKEELIDRVRDDFILDWTKANHRQTVIRALSRQYNAFHYQLRQKYLEYGSHEIALSSGTTLVKQPVWEWLCDRWNSEGFKKVSLQNTANRQKQKVKHTCGRKSFVRMMEEKRQGCPNLGASYKEIHCSRKKSTFVDATTEHSHNQVVETLNEMEQNENINDAAAAAFREGPGSGYVRGLGHSVKPGAPPSVCNSLEFHRIVAKNEKNFNNAEYHKDQFETLKCDLLALRNRMKQFDQRINSYMSKMKSHRESQRDAPGDV; this is encoded by the exons ATGTTCTCCACCACGTGTTCAATGCGAAGGCAGCCATGCCCAGA GAAGATGGACAAATCTTGGATGCATATCTCTGATCGGCTTAGATCCAATGAATATGATGAAGGGGTCAGGACATTCATGGCTATGGCATTGGCCAATGCACGTGGAAGTGATAGGATAAGGTGTCCATGTCGTCGATGCCGTAATTACTACTTCCAGCCAATAGCGACTGTGGAGGATCATTTGTTCATAATTGGGATTGATCCCCGTTATACAaaatggatatttcatggggaggaagAATTATTGAATACTACTTTTTCAGATGATAGTAAAGATGTCAATGACAGTGAAGATGATAGTGAAGATGTCATTGACGACATGGATGATATGTCAAAAGGCCTTCAAGCTGGAGCATTTATGGATAATTCTGCAAGGCATCGTGGAGGTACTCAAGATCCAACATTCCAAACTG GAAAAATGGTGCATATCTCGAAAGTGAGAAGGAAAGGTACCCAAGTGTCTGCAGCCAGAAGCATGTCCCAACAATCACAACAGCCCATAGGCCATCTAGGAGATGAGGTTGGCATAGGCTCTGATGACTCAGCGCAAGCACCTGAAAAGAAGATTGAGGGGTCCAATGATGCAACCGAGGCACAGCCGAATGTGGAAGTGAATG TTCCACCCACAAGGAAACGTGGTCGTGGTGCAGCCAAGAGCACTTGGTTTGATCGCCTTCGCAAGCTAGGTAAGATACCGCTGAAAATTAAGGAGGGCCAAACAGCTCCATCGTGTGAAAATGCCACAATCTTCGCTGGGCGAGTGACATGGATTGTGAAGTTGCATGCGGAAATGAGGCGAGCTAGCTGGACTCATGTACCCGAAAATGAGAAAGAGGAATTAATTGATCGTGTCCGG GATGATTTTATATTAGATTGGACAAAAGCCAATCATCGTCAAACAGTGATAAGGGCACTTTCGCGGCAGTATAATGCTTTCCATTATCAGTTGCGCCAAAAATATTTGGAGTATGGCTCACATGAAATTGCACTGTCTAGTGGGACAACACTGGTAAAACAGCCAGTCTGGGAATGGTTATGTGATAGGTGGAACAGCGAAGGATTCAAG AAGGTGTCTTTGCAAAACACTGCTAATAGGCAGAAGCAAAAGGTGAAGCACACTTGTGGGAGAAAATCATTTGTTAGGATGATGGAAGAGAAg CGTCAGGGCTGTCCAAACCTGGGAGCATCTTACAAGGAAATACACTGCTCGAGGAAGAAGTCTACATTTGTTGATGCTACAACTGAACACAGTCAT AATCAAGTGGTTGAAACACTGAATGAGATGGAAcagaatgaaaatataaatgatgCTGCAGCAGCTGCATTCAGAGAGGGGCCGGGATCGGGCTATGTGCGAGGTTTGGGACACTCCGTTAAACCTGGAGCACCTCCATCTGTGTGTAACAGCCTTGAATTCCACCGCATTGTTgccaaaaatgagaaaaatttcaACAATGCAGAATACCACAAGGACCAGTTTGAGACATTGAAGTGTGATTTGCTAGCCCTTAGGAACCGCATGAAACAGTTTGATCAACGAATCAATTCCTACATGTCAAAAATGAAGTCCCACAGAGAGTCTCAACGAGATGCTCCGGGGGATGTTTAG
- the LOC122298585 gene encoding uncharacterized protein LOC122298585 isoform X5 gives MDKSWMHISDRLRSNEYDEGVRTFMAMALANARGSDRIRCPCRRCRNYYFQPIATVEDHLFIIGIDPRYTKWIFHGEEELLNTTFSDDSKDVNDSEDDSEDVIDDMDDMSKGLQAGAFMDNSARHRGGTQDPTFQTGKMVHISKVRRKGTQVSAARSMSQQSQQPIGHLGDEVGIGSDDSAQAPEKKIEGSNDATEAQPNVEVNVPPTRKRGRGAAKSTWFDRLRKLGKIPLKIKEGQTAPSCENATIFAGRVTWIVKLHAEMRRASWTHVPENEKEELIDRVRDDFILDWTKANHRQTVIRALSRQYNAFHYQLRQKYLEYGSHEIALSSGTTLVKQPVWEWLCDRWNSEGFKKVSLQNTANRQKQKVKHTCGRKSFVRMMEEKRQGCPNLGASYKEIHCSRKKSTFVDATTEHSHNQVVETLNEMEQNENINDAAAAAFREGPGSGYVRGLGHSVKPGAPPSVCNSLEFHRIVAKNEKNFNNAEYHKDQFETLKCDLLALRNRMKQFDQRINSYMSKMKSHRESQRDAPGDV, from the exons ATGGACAAATCTTGGATGCATATCTCTGATCGGCTTAGATCCAATGAATATGATGAAGGGGTCAGGACATTCATGGCTATGGCATTGGCCAATGCACGTGGAAGTGATAGGATAAGGTGTCCATGTCGTCGATGCCGTAATTACTACTTCCAGCCAATAGCGACTGTGGAGGATCATTTGTTCATAATTGGGATTGATCCCCGTTATACAaaatggatatttcatggggaggaagAATTATTGAATACTACTTTTTCAGATGATAGTAAAGATGTCAATGACAGTGAAGATGATAGTGAAGATGTCATTGACGACATGGATGATATGTCAAAAGGCCTTCAAGCTGGAGCATTTATGGATAATTCTGCAAGGCATCGTGGAGGTACTCAAGATCCAACATTCCAAACTG GAAAAATGGTGCATATCTCGAAAGTGAGAAGGAAAGGTACCCAAGTGTCTGCAGCCAGAAGCATGTCCCAACAATCACAACAGCCCATAGGCCATCTAGGAGATGAGGTTGGCATAGGCTCTGATGACTCAGCGCAAGCACCTGAAAAGAAGATTGAGGGGTCCAATGATGCAACCGAGGCACAGCCGAATGTGGAAGTGAATG TTCCACCCACAAGGAAACGTGGTCGTGGTGCAGCCAAGAGCACTTGGTTTGATCGCCTTCGCAAGCTAGGTAAGATACCGCTGAAAATTAAGGAGGGCCAAACAGCTCCATCGTGTGAAAATGCCACAATCTTCGCTGGGCGAGTGACATGGATTGTGAAGTTGCATGCGGAAATGAGGCGAGCTAGCTGGACTCATGTACCCGAAAATGAGAAAGAGGAATTAATTGATCGTGTCCGG GATGATTTTATATTAGATTGGACAAAAGCCAATCATCGTCAAACAGTGATAAGGGCACTTTCGCGGCAGTATAATGCTTTCCATTATCAGTTGCGCCAAAAATATTTGGAGTATGGCTCACATGAAATTGCACTGTCTAGTGGGACAACACTGGTAAAACAGCCAGTCTGGGAATGGTTATGTGATAGGTGGAACAGCGAAGGATTCAAG AAGGTGTCTTTGCAAAACACTGCTAATAGGCAGAAGCAAAAGGTGAAGCACACTTGTGGGAGAAAATCATTTGTTAGGATGATGGAAGAGAAg CGTCAGGGCTGTCCAAACCTGGGAGCATCTTACAAGGAAATACACTGCTCGAGGAAGAAGTCTACATTTGTTGATGCTACAACTGAACACAGTCAT AATCAAGTGGTTGAAACACTGAATGAGATGGAAcagaatgaaaatataaatgatgCTGCAGCAGCTGCATTCAGAGAGGGGCCGGGATCGGGCTATGTGCGAGGTTTGGGACACTCCGTTAAACCTGGAGCACCTCCATCTGTGTGTAACAGCCTTGAATTCCACCGCATTGTTgccaaaaatgagaaaaatttcaACAATGCAGAATACCACAAGGACCAGTTTGAGACATTGAAGTGTGATTTGCTAGCCCTTAGGAACCGCATGAAACAGTTTGATCAACGAATCAATTCCTACATGTCAAAAATGAAGTCCCACAGAGAGTCTCAACGAGATGCTCCGGGGGATGTTTAG